CCTCAACAATGGCTTGTGTTATCTCAAGATTACTCGTATTAAAAGCACCTACTGCATAGCCTTCTTCATTGGCCTTTTTTAATAATTCTATACCTGTTACTAACATCATAACACCTCCTTACTATATTTTAACCAATTAACGTATATAAATCAAGAAAAAAGGTACCTATGCGGTACCTTTACACTGCTACTCTTTCCAGCAAAATTTTATTTACGTATTCCTTGACTTTGAAAATGTCGAAAGGCTTTTTTATAAACCTCTCCCCTTTAAAACATTCATCGGGATCATCAGCAGACATGAAAATGATTTCCATGTCTGGGTGTCGCATTTTTAAACTTTTTGTAAACTCTAAAACGTCACACTTCCCAATATGTATATCGAAAATGCTAACGTCAGGCTTAAAATTCTCCAATTTTTCGTGGACTCTTTCAATTTCACTGCATGTTTTTGCAAGGTGTCCCTCCATCGTAAAAAGCTCTTTTAAGAGAGAACAGACACCTTTGTTATCATCGACAATCAAAATCCTCCCCAACTACAAGAACCTCCCTACTGCTTACTTACTCATAAATTAATTTTTCAACAAATTCAAACGTTTTTCTACCAACGCACACACAAATATATATATTCTACAAAAATTTTAATATTCCTTTAATCTAAAAAAAAATTTTTAAAAAAAGAGCGGATGTTTTTCCGCCCTTTTTAACGATGGTTCTTATATATTATGAAATAGTAGATTTGATAGTGCCACTCTTTAATTCGTTGAAATACTGTACTATGCCATTGTATATGCCTTGTGCTACTTTCCACTGGAAATTGTCATCTGTTAGAAGTTGAGCATCCGTAGGGCTCGTAACGAATCCCGTCTCCACTAAGACAGCAACCATCTTAGTCTGGTTTAATACCACCAAATTAGGCCTCTCTGATAAACCTCTATCCGTCGTATTTATTTCCTGCATTAAGTTGTCGTGTATTATTTGCGCAAACGTCTTGTCATCCCTCGTGTCGCCATTGTATCCATTTGGATAGTAAAGAACTGTCGTCCCATTTGCAGATGGTGAATCAAAAGCATCGCAGTGAATGCTTACAAACGCATCTGCACCTGCACTATTTGCCTGATCAGGTCTATCATAAAGTCCTACATACGTATCTGTGGTGCGAGACATCATTGTGCGAAATCCACCGTTGTCAAGTAGTGTCTTTAGCTTAAGCCCGATTGCCAATGCTATATCTGCTTCATGTATGCCGCCAACTCCTATTGCCCCTGGGTCAGAGCCTCCATGTCCTGGATCTATGTATATTAATGGACCGTTATTGGAAGTCTGGCTGGGACTGCCAATATTAAATGAAATGTCGAATTCCTTTTTGTCTTGTGACTGTGTTATCGTATATGGAAGGCTTGAAGACATACTTACAACAAACCTTGTTATGGGAGGCTGAAGTTGGTTCTGTCCAATATAAGCCATGTTAAGTCCACCTTGATTTATAGAGATCTGCTTATTAGTAACTGCATTTATAGCATTGTCAAAGTCGAAGTACACTCTTACGCCAGAGCTGTCAGTCAGAATCCCTT
The nucleotide sequence above comes from Thermoanaerobacterium sp. PSU-2. Encoded proteins:
- a CDS encoding response regulator; the protein is MGRILIVDDNKGVCSLLKELFTMEGHLAKTCSEIERVHEKLENFKPDVSIFDIHIGKCDVLEFTKSLKMRHPDMEIIFMSADDPDECFKGERFIKKPFDIFKVKEYVNKILLERVAV
- a CDS encoding N-acetylmuramoyl-L-alanine amidase; protein product: MRKAIGILSILLFILVLHATSYALNGNIVVDGKVVNYNVPDVSITVDGNPFNTGSNPPLILDGNTIVPLRSIAQGLGASVNWDGTTQTITIVKGKVFKFFIGKNYATVDGSQVQLPAPARLINYNTSYVPMRFLFESLGYDVKWIGDKYLIQVTSKTPDPQTSNNVNITSFSSTYANGVYTVTLKADGPLVYQKGILTDSSGVRVYFDFDNAINAVTNKQISINQGGLNMAYIGQNQLQPPITRFVVSMSSSLPYTITQSQDKKEFDISFNIGSPSQTSNNGPLIYIDPGHGGSDPGAIGVGGIHEADIALAIGLKLKTLLDNGGFRTMMSRTTDTYVGLYDRPDQANSAGADAFVSIHCDAFDSPSANGTTVLYYPNGYNGDTRDDKTFAQIIHDNLMQEINTTDRGLSERPNLVVLNQTKMVAVLVETGFVTSPTDAQLLTDDNFQWKVAQGIYNGIVQYFNELKSGTIKSTIS